The Roseovarius nanhaiticus genome includes the window CTCTCTGCGGCGACTGATCGTGACCCATCCCGAGGCGCAGGCGCTTGAGGCGCTGCTATCGACCTCCTTGGGCGATCGGCGCGTGGTGTTCGAGACCGGAACAATAGGCCTGCGAGCTGAGTTCAACACACCGGGCGGATGCCGGTTTCTGGGATGATTGTCCGGGATGCGGAGCGGGGCGATATCGCCCCGATGATGGGCATCTGGAATCCTCAGATCCGCGAGACATCGATTACCTTCACAACCATTGAGAAAACCGAGGCAATGCTGGAGGACGAGCTGGCGGCTTGCGCTGCCGAGGGTCGCGCCTTTTTGGTGGCCGAGGAGGCGGGCGCCGTGATCGGTCTGGCGACGTGGTTCGCCTTTCGCAAGGGGCCCGGCTACGCCCATTCGGCCGAGCATACGGTGGTCTTGGCGCCGCAGGCGCAGGGGCGCGGGGCCGGGCGCCTTTTGATGCGCGCGATCGAGGATCATGCGCGCGCGGCTGGCGTGCATGTTCTGGTCGCGGGCGTGACCGGCGAGAATTCCCGCGGGATCGCCTTTCACCGCGCGCTCGGGTTTGACGAGGTGGGGCGCATGCCGCAGGTGGGCCGGAAATTCAGGCGCTGGATGGATCTGGTGCTCTTGCAGAAGATCCTCTGAGCTGATTTTTACGCGCGGTTCGCCCTATCGCGCTGGCACCGACCGGTAAACTCAGTAGGATCACGCCATGTCGCTCTGGACCCGCATAACCGAAGCCGTGTCGGCCCTCGCCAGTGGCGAGGGTTTGAGCCATGTGTTCGAGCGGCTTCGCACCCCGCCTGAGCGGCGCGTGGCCTTCGCCATTGCCGTAATTGCGCTGGGCGCAAAGATGGCCAAGGCGGACGGGCAGGTGACGCGCGGCGAGGTGTCGGCCTTTCGCGAGGTGTTCCAGATCGCGCAGGATGACGAAGCGGGCGCGGCGCGCGTGTTCAACCTGGCCCGGCAGGACGTGGCGGGGTTCGAGGAATATGCCGCGCGCATCAAGGCGATGTTCGGCGATCAGACCGGTGCGCTGAGTGACCTTCTGGAGGGGCTGTTTCATATCGCCATGGCGGACGGAAAGTATCATCCGGACGAGAATCTGTTTCTTGAAAGGGTGGCAGAGATATTCGAAGTGCCGGAGCCGGAATTTCGGCAGATGCGCTGTCGGTTCGTGCCGGATGCGGAGCCTGATCCCTATCAGGTTCTGGGTGCGTCGCCGGATGACAGTCTGGATGTTCTACGGAAACGCCACCGCGAAATGGTCCGTGCGTCGCATCCCGACCGGATGGTCGCACGCGGCGTGCCGAAAGAGGCGATGCGCCTCGCCGAGAAGCGTATGACCGACATCAATCGCGCTTGGGACCAGATCCAGGCCGAGCGGGGCGCCTGAGCCGCGCGCTTTCGCTGGGGGCTTAAATTTGTTTTGGCGCTGCGCTATATTGGTTTCATGAAAAAACTCGCACTTCCGCTCGTCCTCGCTTTTGCCCTTGCGATGCCTGCCTCCGCGCAAGACACGGAGGCACCGTCCAAGGACGGCCTGTCGCTGATCGAGGATGGCGCGCGCATGTTCTTCGAGGGTTTGATGCAAGAAGCAGAGCCGGCGCTGGAGGGTATGCGCGAGATGGCGGATCGCCTCGGGCCGCAATTGCGCGGCTTTGCCGAAGAAATGGGACCGGCGCTGGCGGAAATCTTAAAGGATGTCGAGGATTTGAGCGTTTATGAGGCGCCTGAGCAGCTGCCGAATGGGGATATCATCATCCGCCGCAAAGAGCCTTTGCCGCCCGCCCCAGAGCGGCCAGAATTGGGCGATGCCGCGCCCGAAGGCGACATCGAAATTTAGGGGGCCGCGATCCGACCTCGGACTGGGATGAGGGAAAGGGGCGTTAACCCTTGCCCGCGTCCATCTCGGCGATCTCGATCGTAGCACCCAGAGAATTAGCGAGCGATGCGAGACGTGCCTGCGCGACCTCACCAAAAAGCGCGCGTGTCTCGGCAGCAAGGCGAAGCTCGAGCACCTTCTTTTTCGGATAAAAGTGCAGCGCGCCGGGCTGGGCCTCGCGTTGGAGCCAGAGCATTGCGCCAAAGCGCATCGCCTTGCCGAGGATCTCGGCGTCGCGGCGCAGTTGATCATCTATGAGGCGGCTGACCTGCTCGAACCGCGTATGGCCTGTGGAATTGGAGTAGCGGTGTAACAGGGCGAGGCCCAGAAAGATCCGCTCGGAATGTTTCAGCCCGCCCAGGTTGGCTCGTGTGGCCGTGTCAAAGCAGATGTCCGCGCGGTAATCGGGATGCGCGCGCCAGTTGACGTCATGCAAAAGGCAGGCCGCCTTGATCAGGCGCACCCGCTCTGGCTTGGCCGTTTTGAAAAGCGGCATGATGAAATGATAAAGCACCTTGCCAAAGCCGGGCACGCGGGCATCCTTGGCCTCGGTAAAGCGGCAGGCCTCGATCAGGGGGTCGCGATCGCGCAGTTGCTGGGGCATCTGCTCGTAGAGCATGCCTTCGCGGATGCCATAGCTGGAGACGGCGATATCGTGCGGCTTGAAGATGCGGACGACCTCGCGCAGCACCTCGGCGGCTTGCGGCACCAGTGACATCCGGGCGGAGGAGACACCGGCGCGATGGCGCAGTGCCTCGAGATCGCCGGAGGCCTGAATATAGGCCAGCGTGTCGCGCACCGATGCGGCGCGCATGCGGTATTCGTGCAGCACGTGCAGCGGATAACTGCGCCGCTCCATGTCGATCCGCGCGATTGCCCGCCACGAGCCCCCGACAAGGAAGAGCCGGTTTTTCTGCTCGCCCAGTTCGGCGGTCATGGCCTCGATCGTTTCAGAAATGTAGGCCCGCCGCGCTTTGCGGCCGCCCTTCATGTCGCGCAGCTTGAGCGGGCCGAGCTGTGAGGAGACACGCCGGCCCACGGTGCCGCCATTGATCTCGGCCAGTTCCATCGAGGAGCCGCCGATATCGCAGACCAGCCCGTAAGCGCCGGGCCAGCCCAGCAGCACACCCTGCGCCGAGAGCCGTGCCTCTTCGCGCCCGTCGATGACCCAGAGGGTCAGGCCGGTTTGCTCCAGCACCTCGCGGTGGAAATCATCGCCGTCGATTGCCTCGCGCACTGCGGCAGTCGCCACGCAGGTCAGCGGCCCGGTTTCCATGGCTTTGGCCAGATGCGCGAAGCGGCGCAGCGCGCTGAGCGCGCGCACGCGCCCCTCGGGGTTGAGGCGGCCCGTTTCGGACATGCCGGCGCCGAGGCCGCACATGATTTTTTCGTTGAAGAAATACGCCGGACTGCGCGC containing:
- a CDS encoding GNAT family N-acetyltransferase; its protein translation is MIVRDAERGDIAPMMGIWNPQIRETSITFTTIEKTEAMLEDELAACAAEGRAFLVAEEAGAVIGLATWFAFRKGPGYAHSAEHTVVLAPQAQGRGAGRLLMRAIEDHARAAGVHVLVAGVTGENSRGIAFHRALGFDEVGRMPQVGRKFRRWMDLVLLQKIL
- a CDS encoding molecular chaperone DjiA → MSLWTRITEAVSALASGEGLSHVFERLRTPPERRVAFAIAVIALGAKMAKADGQVTRGEVSAFREVFQIAQDDEAGAARVFNLARQDVAGFEEYAARIKAMFGDQTGALSDLLEGLFHIAMADGKYHPDENLFLERVAEIFEVPEPEFRQMRCRFVPDAEPDPYQVLGASPDDSLDVLRKRHREMVRASHPDRMVARGVPKEAMRLAEKRMTDINRAWDQIQAERGA
- a CDS encoding Ppx/GppA family phosphatase, which gives rise to MSTAQSTGTGKGTKKSDGNRNDKAARTSGNAAGALTPFGRALFDKPSARALKRVGVVDVGSNSVRMVVFDGAARSPAYFFNEKIMCGLGAGMSETGRLNPEGRVRALSALRRFAHLAKAMETGPLTCVATAAVREAIDGDDFHREVLEQTGLTLWVIDGREEARLSAQGVLLGWPGAYGLVCDIGGSSMELAEINGGTVGRRVSSQLGPLKLRDMKGGRKARRAYISETIEAMTAELGEQKNRLFLVGGSWRAIARIDMERRSYPLHVLHEYRMRAASVRDTLAYIQASGDLEALRHRAGVSSARMSLVPQAAEVLREVVRIFKPHDIAVSSYGIREGMLYEQMPQQLRDRDPLIEACRFTEAKDARVPGFGKVLYHFIMPLFKTAKPERVRLIKAACLLHDVNWRAHPDYRADICFDTATRANLGGLKHSERIFLGLALLHRYSNSTGHTRFEQVSRLIDDQLRRDAEILGKAMRFGAMLWLQREAQPGALHFYPKKKVLELRLAAETRALFGEVAQARLASLANSLGATIEIAEMDAGKG